One window of Ailuropoda melanoleuca isolate Jingjing chromosome 3, ASM200744v2, whole genome shotgun sequence genomic DNA carries:
- the LOC109489972 gene encoding uncharacterized protein LOC109489972 isoform X1, which translates to MQIAVDPGVVSFTSSTRPRRYRLRKGSEGGIARRGDEKTPACTVRESERAPRDAQATESTRHKRNGKRGERRPQQAGSRGSDAQRSRNCGRDTREEGDAPAPAVAGGAASQHHRSSVSRREVSAEEDRRRRSVWTSPGSSLRGRRHPGRRQDLKWERPGRQMGQLSLGEDCGPGRGHRWKARRLAAKTLTGGSSCPRNLFFKTSFEPAAATVKMPPPSLAVWRPLPRPWQILTHSL; encoded by the exons ATGCAGATAGCGGTGGACCCTGGGGTGGTGTCTTTCACCAGCAGCACGCGGCCGCGGAGGTACCGGCTGAGAAAGGGGAGCGAAGGCGGCATTGCCAGGCGCGGGGATGAGAAGACACCGGCTTGCACAGTTAGGGAATCGGAAAGAGCGCCACGGGACGCACAGGCCACAGAATCTACACGGCACAAGAGAAACGGGAAGAGAGGAGAGCGCCGCCCGCAGCAAGCCGGGTCCCGTGGGAGCGACGCACAGCGCAGCCGCAACTGCGGGCGGGACACACGCGAGGAAGGAGACGCTCCGGCGCCTGCTGTCGCAGGGGGCGCTGCTTCACAGCATCACCGCTCCAGCGTGAGCCGGCGGGAGGTGTCCGCGGAAGAGGACCGGCGCAGAAGGTCTGTCTGGACGTCGCCTGGATCATCCCTGCGAGGTCGAAGGCACCCGGGAAGAAGGCAGGATTTGAAATGGGAGAGACCTGGGCGCCAG ATGGGTCAGCTCAGCCTTGGTGAAGACTGTGGGCCAGGGAGGGGCCACAGATGGAAGGCAAGGAGACTAGCTGCAAAAACATTGACTGGTGGCTCGTCGTGTCCCAGAAATTTATTCTTCAAGACATCCTTTGAG CCAGCAGCCGCCACTGTCAAAATGCCCCCCCCCTCTCTGGCAGTGTGGAGGCCTCTGCCAAGACCATGGCAAatcctcactcactctctctga
- the LOC109489972 gene encoding uncharacterized protein LOC109489972 isoform X2, which produces MQIAVDPGVVSFTSSTRPRRYRLRKGSEGGIARRGDEKTPACTVRESERAPRDAQATESTRHKRNGKRGERRPQQAGSRGSDAQRSRNCGRDTREEGDAPAPAVAGGAASQHHRSSVSRREVSAEEDRRRRSVWTSPGSSLRGRRHPGRRQDLKWERPGRQMGQLSLGEDCGPGRGHRWKARRLAAKTLTGGSSCPRNLFFKTSFEGKSASMS; this is translated from the exons ATGCAGATAGCGGTGGACCCTGGGGTGGTGTCTTTCACCAGCAGCACGCGGCCGCGGAGGTACCGGCTGAGAAAGGGGAGCGAAGGCGGCATTGCCAGGCGCGGGGATGAGAAGACACCGGCTTGCACAGTTAGGGAATCGGAAAGAGCGCCACGGGACGCACAGGCCACAGAATCTACACGGCACAAGAGAAACGGGAAGAGAGGAGAGCGCCGCCCGCAGCAAGCCGGGTCCCGTGGGAGCGACGCACAGCGCAGCCGCAACTGCGGGCGGGACACACGCGAGGAAGGAGACGCTCCGGCGCCTGCTGTCGCAGGGGGCGCTGCTTCACAGCATCACCGCTCCAGCGTGAGCCGGCGGGAGGTGTCCGCGGAAGAGGACCGGCGCAGAAGGTCTGTCTGGACGTCGCCTGGATCATCCCTGCGAGGTCGAAGGCACCCGGGAAGAAGGCAGGATTTGAAATGGGAGAGACCTGGGCGCCAG ATGGGTCAGCTCAGCCTTGGTGAAGACTGTGGGCCAGGGAGGGGCCACAGATGGAAGGCAAGGAGACTAGCTGCAAAAACATTGACTGGTGGCTCGTCGTGTCCCAGAAATTTATTCTTCAAGACATCCTTTGAG GGGAAGTCAGCTTCCATGTCATGA